Proteins encoded together in one Pseudomonadota bacterium window:
- a CDS encoding ferritin-like domain-containing protein, with amino-acid sequence MQSVGEACRAVLTAADPRDKVMAARFVARQWRLGRLEHDCSVAMPDHPARPERPELLPPNHMPKRGKAGSERGRIALLHALAHIEFSAIDLAFDLVGRFSGDFPTGFVDDWMRVGADEAMHFALLDRRLQQMGSHYGALPAHDGLWEAAFTTRHDVQARLAVVPMVLEARGLDITPTTVERFEKQGDHISARILNRIYHDEIRHVLAGTRWFEYGCQAQNLDPATCWRELLSVYFRGALKPPFNDSAREAAGLTREYYAPLAQS; translated from the coding sequence ATGCAATCGGTTGGTGAAGCCTGTCGCGCAGTGCTGACGGCTGCCGATCCGCGTGACAAGGTAATGGCGGCGCGTTTTGTCGCACGGCAATGGCGGCTGGGGCGGCTGGAACATGATTGCAGTGTCGCCATGCCCGACCATCCGGCGCGCCCGGAGCGACCCGAATTGCTGCCGCCCAACCATATGCCCAAGCGCGGCAAAGCCGGGTCGGAGCGCGGGCGCATCGCGCTGCTGCACGCGCTGGCGCATATTGAATTCTCGGCCATCGATCTGGCCTTTGACCTGGTCGGACGTTTCAGTGGCGATTTCCCCACTGGCTTTGTCGACGACTGGATGCGGGTTGGTGCCGATGAGGCGATGCATTTCGCGTTGCTCGACCGACGGTTGCAGCAAATGGGCAGCCATTATGGTGCCCTGCCGGCGCATGATGGCCTGTGGGAGGCAGCCTTTACCACCCGCCACGACGTTCAGGCCCGGCTGGCCGTGGTGCCGATGGTGCTCGAGGCGCGCGGCCTGGACATCACACCGACAACCGTTGAACGATTCGAAAAACAGGGTGATCATATCTCGGCCCGCATTTTGAATCGCATCTATCACGATGAAATACGGCATGTTTTGGCCGGAACGCGGTGGTTTGAATATGGCTGTCAAGCACAAAATCTTGATCCCGCGACATGCTGGCGGGAACTGCTTTCTGTCTACTTTCGCGGGGCTTTGAAGCCACCATTCAACGACTCAGCGCGCGAGGCAGCCGGTTTAACGCGAGAATATTACGCACCCCTTGCGCAATCGTGA
- a CDS encoding M23 family metallopeptidase, with protein sequence MSAMLGVATLVAAGPALANSSSAPAVTDIAGHVDADEDVTPLGTADSDFRQLFASWRDSSDGDIGSVAIPSRLPVDNFRISSRYGYREDPFRGRRARHKGIDMAAPIGTPIYATADGVVGRAQWVSGYGKYIEIEHGGGIQTRYGHMSRLNVAANQKVKRGDLIGFMGSTGRSTGSHLHYEVRIGGEPVNPEPFLRSSDYLIAMQGRLNNGLGGPETGDESAETSGD encoded by the coding sequence ATGAGCGCCATGCTCGGCGTTGCGACGCTCGTCGCTGCCGGTCCTGCCCTGGCCAACAGCTCTTCGGCACCGGCCGTTACCGATATTGCCGGCCACGTCGATGCCGATGAAGACGTTACTCCACTCGGCACCGCCGACAGCGACTTTCGCCAGCTCTTCGCATCCTGGCGCGACAGCAGCGATGGTGACATCGGCTCGGTTGCCATTCCGTCGCGGCTCCCGGTAGACAATTTCCGCATCAGCAGCCGTTATGGCTATCGTGAGGACCCGTTCCGTGGCCGCCGTGCCCGTCACAAGGGCATCGACATGGCTGCTCCGATTGGCACGCCGATTTATGCCACCGCAGACGGTGTCGTTGGCCGCGCCCAATGGGTTAGTGGCTATGGCAAATATATCGAAATCGAGCATGGTGGCGGCATCCAGACTCGCTATGGTCACATGTCGCGCCTCAACGTTGCCGCCAACCAGAAGGTCAAGCGCGGCGACCTGATCGGTTTTATGGGTTCGACCGGTCGTTCCACCGGCAGTCACCTGCATTATGAAGTACGCATTGGTGGCGAGCCGGTCAATCCGGAGCCGTTCTTGCGTTCGTCCGATTATCTTATTGCCATGCAGGGCCGACTCAATAATGGCCTGGGCGGCCCGGAAACCGGTGACGAAAGCGCAGAGACCAGCGGAGACTGA
- a CDS encoding acyl-CoA synthetase encodes MHPSVHADAQGDKPALIMAGSGETVTYSQLDRRSNRVAHLFRSRGLEIGDTIAICMENQAHYFDIVWGAQRSGLVYVAISNRLTAPEIAYILEDSGARLLVTSTAIGPVLDEVKQLAPDVEQLIFGAEGDGEADAVFRTMPDVPIADERAGMDMLYSSGTTGRPKGIRLPLPEDPAIAGTNALVMLAIGAFGLSGDSVYLSPAPLYHAAPLRWCMTIHKLGGTVVVMEKFDPEEALQLIEKYQVTDSQWVPTHFVRMLKLPEDVRGKYDVSTMRCAVHAAAPCPVPIKQAMIDWWGPVLYEYYAGTEGNGFTFLNSEDWLAHKGSVGKSLLGTIRICDEEGDEVPVGEEGQIFFEGGGAFKYHNDPEKTKSAANKHGWTSLGDVGKVDEEGYLYLTDRKSFMIISGGVNIYPQEIENLLVTHDKVADAAVIGAPDPDFGEKVVAVVQPLNPAHAGDALANELHAFMAESLSRVKMPKQIDFREELPRHATGKLYKRLLRDEYWGKTDSRIV; translated from the coding sequence ATGCATCCTTCGGTGCATGCCGATGCGCAGGGTGACAAGCCGGCGCTGATCATGGCGGGTAGCGGCGAGACTGTGACCTATAGCCAGCTTGACCGCCGGTCCAACCGGGTGGCGCATCTGTTCCGTTCGCGCGGACTGGAGATTGGCGACACCATTGCCATCTGCATGGAGAATCAGGCGCATTATTTCGATATTGTCTGGGGCGCGCAGCGATCGGGGCTGGTCTATGTCGCCATTTCGAACCGCCTCACAGCACCGGAGATCGCCTATATCCTGGAAGACAGTGGCGCCAGGCTGCTGGTGACCTCGACGGCCATAGGGCCTGTGCTCGATGAGGTGAAGCAGCTCGCGCCCGATGTCGAGCAGCTGATATTCGGAGCGGAGGGCGATGGCGAAGCCGATGCGGTGTTCCGTACCATGCCCGATGTGCCGATTGCCGATGAACGCGCCGGTATGGACATGCTCTATTCCTCAGGGACTACCGGACGGCCCAAGGGTATCCGTCTGCCGCTGCCCGAAGACCCTGCCATCGCCGGGACCAATGCGTTGGTCATGCTCGCTATCGGTGCCTTCGGGCTGAGCGGGGACAGTGTTTATCTGTCGCCGGCGCCGCTTTATCATGCGGCACCGCTGCGCTGGTGTATGACAATCCACAAGCTGGGCGGAACGGTCGTGGTGATGGAGAAGTTCGACCCTGAAGAGGCATTGCAGCTGATCGAGAAATATCAGGTAACCGACAGCCAGTGGGTGCCGACACATTTTGTCCGCATGCTCAAGCTGCCCGAAGACGTGCGCGGCAAATATGACGTCTCGACGATGCGTTGTGCGGTGCATGCCGCTGCGCCCTGTCCGGTGCCGATCAAGCAGGCGATGATCGACTGGTGGGGGCCGGTTCTCTATGAATATTATGCGGGTACCGAGGGCAATGGCTTTACCTTTCTCAACAGCGAGGACTGGCTGGCGCATAAGGGCTCGGTCGGCAAGTCGCTGCTCGGTACCATCCGCATTTGCGATGAAGAAGGCGATGAAGTCCCGGTCGGCGAGGAGGGACAGATATTCTTCGAAGGCGGTGGTGCCTTCAAATACCATAACGACCCGGAAAAGACGAAGAGCGCGGCCAACAAGCACGGCTGGACCTCACTCGGCGATGTCGGAAAGGTTGATGAGGAGGGCTATCTCTATCTCACTGACCGCAAGAGCTTCATGATCATTTCCGGCGGGGTGAATATCTATCCGCAGGAAATCGAGAATCTGCTGGTGACGCATGACAAGGTTGCCGATGCCGCGGTGATCGGCGCGCCCGATCCGGACTTTGGCGAAAAGGTGGTCGCCGTGGTGCAACCACTCAATCCGGCGCATGCCGGGGATGCGCTGGCTAATGAATTGCACGCCTTTATGGCGGAGAGTCTGTCGCGGGTGAAAATGCCCAAGCAGATCGATTTCCGAGAGGAACTGCCGCGCCATGCCACTGGCAAGCTCTACAAGCGGCTGCTGCGCGATGAATATTGGGGCAAGACGGACAGCCGCATCGTATGA
- a CDS encoding N-acetyltransferase has product MSGLAAIDLAIRPEQPGDKAAIYDLTQRAFATMPYADGNEQDLVDALRDGGALALSLVAEQSGQLVGHVAFSPAIAADGSGGWYALGPVSVTPPLQNQGIGSRLINRGLDILRSRDAAGCVLVGAPEYYRRFGFAPAPENCPEQEPAEYYQLRPMGRSAPQGIIDFHPLFYAGQGGEGEAS; this is encoded by the coding sequence ATGAGCGGGCTGGCGGCCATTGACCTCGCCATTCGCCCCGAACAGCCGGGCGACAAAGCCGCCATATATGATCTTACGCAACGGGCCTTTGCCACCATGCCCTATGCCGATGGCAATGAGCAGGATCTGGTCGATGCCCTGCGTGATGGGGGAGCACTGGCTCTGTCGCTGGTTGCCGAGCAGTCGGGTCAGCTGGTCGGGCATGTCGCCTTCTCGCCAGCCATTGCCGCTGACGGCAGTGGTGGCTGGTATGCGCTGGGGCCGGTCTCGGTTACGCCTCCGTTGCAGAATCAAGGCATTGGCAGCCGTCTGATCAACCGGGGATTGGACATATTGCGCAGCCGCGATGCTGCCGGTTGTGTGTTGGTAGGTGCACCCGAATATTACCGGCGTTTTGGTTTTGCGCCGGCACCCGAAAACTGTCCCGAGCAGGAGCCTGCAGAATATTATCAGCTGCGGCCCATGGGCCGTTCGGCGCCTCAGGGGATTATCGACTTTCACCCGCTATTCTACGCCGGACAAGGCGGGGAAGGAGAAGCATCATGA
- a CDS encoding cytochrome P450 has protein sequence MTASGPTIPEEHAEAVLLPETYADWGSALDHFDWLRENMPVGRVVASDNSFDPFWLVTRYDDVMRISKDNAGFLNNPRPVVFASKKMTEFSRKATGSNMLVDSLVVFDAPVHMKYRKLTQQWFMPKNLGTLEAEITALAKRTVDRLVEKGPEVDFVKQVAAPYPLHVVMQILGVPEEDEERMLFLTQQMFGGQDEDLSGSGMANMTEEQIIQIVSGSVTAFEAYFAQVTAAKRANPTDDVASVIANAKVDGEPLGDREMAGYYIIVATAGHDTTSASTAGAMQALAQDPEQWARVREDRSLLPGIVEEAIRWTTPVQHFMRTAAEDCEIGGVPIAKGDWLMINYVAANHDPAVFDDPRSFDAARSPNRHLAFGAGAHQCLGLHLARLEMRILFNELLDRIETLELAGKPQRAKSIFVGGLKTLPLKITAS, from the coding sequence ATGACCGCCAGTGGACCTACCATTCCAGAAGAACATGCCGAGGCGGTGCTGCTGCCTGAAACCTATGCCGATTGGGGCAGTGCGCTCGATCATTTCGACTGGCTGCGCGAAAACATGCCGGTGGGACGGGTGGTCGCCAGCGATAACAGTTTCGATCCGTTCTGGCTGGTCACACGCTATGATGATGTGATGCGTATCTCCAAGGACAATGCCGGATTTCTCAACAATCCGCGTCCCGTGGTGTTTGCCAGCAAGAAGATGACCGAATTTTCGCGCAAGGCTACGGGCAGCAACATGCTGGTCGACTCGCTGGTGGTGTTCGACGCGCCGGTCCACATGAAATACCGCAAGCTGACCCAGCAATGGTTCATGCCCAAAAATCTCGGCACGCTGGAGGCCGAGATCACCGCCCTGGCCAAAAGGACGGTGGACAGGCTGGTCGAAAAGGGCCCCGAAGTCGATTTCGTCAAACAGGTTGCCGCGCCCTACCCGCTGCATGTGGTGATGCAGATATTGGGTGTGCCGGAAGAGGATGAAGAACGGATGCTGTTCCTCACCCAGCAGATGTTCGGCGGCCAGGATGAGGATTTGTCGGGCAGCGGCATGGCCAATATGACCGAGGAGCAGATTATCCAGATCGTCTCCGGATCGGTCACCGCGTTTGAAGCCTATTTTGCTCAGGTCACCGCCGCAAAGCGCGCCAATCCGACCGATGATGTCGCCAGCGTGATTGCCAATGCCAAAGTCGATGGCGAGCCGCTGGGCGACCGCGAAATGGCGGGCTATTACATCATCGTCGCCACCGCCGGGCATGACACCACTTCCGCCTCGACCGCCGGTGCGATGCAGGCCTTGGCCCAAGATCCGGAGCAATGGGCGCGGGTGAGGGAAGACCGGTCGCTGCTTCCCGGCATTGTCGAAGAGGCGATCCGCTGGACCACGCCGGTGCAGCACTTCATGCGCACGGCAGCAGAGGATTGCGAGATTGGCGGTGTTCCCATTGCCAAGGGCGACTGGCTGATGATCAACTATGTTGCCGCCAATCACGACCCGGCGGTTTTCGACGATCCGCGCAGTTTCGATGCGGCACGCTCACCCAATCGCCATCTCGCCTTTGGCGCCGGTGCGCATCAGTGTCTCGGCCTGCATCTGGCCAGGCTGGAGATGCGGATATTGTTTAACGAATTGCTCGACCGTATAGAGACTCTGGAACTGGCGGGTAAACCGCAACGGGCCAAGTCGATCTTTGTCGGTGGCCTGAAGACATTACCGCTCAAAATTACCGCAAGCTGA